In Novosphingobium sp., the genomic window TCCAAGCGCAGCACCTGATGGGAGCCGGCCATCAGGCGCGTTTTGCAGGTCGTGGGCCGCCCGGCAATGTCGAGCAACTGGGCGTTCACCCCCCGCTCTTCCAGCATGGTGCGCAAGGTGCGGCCTGCCTCATCCGATCCGATCCCGGCCAGCAAGGTAGCCTTGCCACCCAGTGCCGCGACATTGGCCGCGACATTGGCCGCGCCGCCAGGCGCCCAACGCCGGCTTTCGTACCGCAGCACAGGGACCGGCGCCTCAGGCGAAATGCGTTCGACTGAGCCCTGAACATAGGAATCGATCATGGCATCGCCAATGACCAGCACGCGGGCCTTGCTCAACAACTCTAGCATCCGATTGCCCCAACAAAGGTGTAAGAATGAGAATATTGTCAGATTTCAATCAAATCTGATGTTCTTTGACACCCTGAACCAGCATCCAGCCAATCGCAAAGGAAAAGATCAGTGACAGGAATACCGTTCCTACGATTTTACCTCGCTCAGGATAAAGCGCCTTTACGGCGCGATTCGCATCGACCACGCGGATAAGATAGGTCTGTTTCCGTTCTGCTTCAGCGCGGGCGGTTTCATAGGCCGCTGTGGCGGTGGCAAAGCGCCGGACCGCGGTTTCGCGTTGCACCTGAAGGCTTTCATAACCGCCAAGGGACGCCGCGATGGAACTGCCGCCCCCTGCGATCCGCTGCGACTGGCCGGCCACCTGGGCCTCCAGCGCGCGCACCTGAGCCTGTGTGGCCCTGTATTGCGGGCTTTCGTGGCTGATGAGGCCCTCCATCGCCTTCAGCCTGGCGCGCGCTGTCGTCAGCCCCGCCGTCAGGTTGGTGACCATGGTAACCTGCGCCTTGCCGCTGCCTTCCGGGTCGATGTCATCGTGGTTGCGGCGATAGGAGGTGAGCGCCTGTTCGGCTTCCTGCAAGGACTTCGAGGCCAGATCGACTTCGTTGCGGGCGTGGGCGACCTGATCGCGATAGGTTCGGATGTTGAGCTGGTTGATCTGCTCTTCGCCCATGCGCAGCAGCTTGCCG contains:
- a CDS encoding lipopolysaccharide biosynthesis protein, with translation MRQLVYVYRYLLLLVVLPTALVAAYYYLIASDQYETTVDFVVRRADASGAPSGMGQLLGMNLGVSTVSTEAYMVNDYLQSNDAAAQLRQQDRLVERFRRPFIDPVSRLWQDNPSPERLLKYYNRHVTVTLDPETGITRLAVHAFTPDDAYELGGKLLRMGEEQINQLNIRTYRDQVAHARNEVDLASKSLQEAEQALTSYRRNHDDIDPEGSGKAQVTMVTNLTAGLTTARARLKAMEGLISHESPQYRATQAQVRALEAQVAGQSQRIAGGGSSIAASLGGYESLQVQRETAVRRFATATAAYETARAEAERKQTYLIRVVDANRAVKALYPERGKIVGTVFLSLIFSFAIGWMLVQGVKEHQI